The nucleotide sequence AAAGTTTTTCAGTCCTGAGAACTTGGTCACTGAATTCTCTAGGGATGAAAAGACAATACTGGCCGCATTAGGTGTCTATATTTTCAAACAGTCATCCCCAAAAAACCAAGCCTATCCAAGTAAGTCTCTAAATGAAAAAAGCAATTGGACCAAAAGGAAAAAACGTGGCTGAAATACTCCCTTTACGTGCTTGGCGATACAATGAGAACTTGGGAATTCCCTTAGAACAACTTGTTTCACCGCTATTTGATGTTGCTAGCGCAAAGCAATTAATGAAACTTTATCAATTTCCTTTTAACAGCATACACATAACATTGCCTGACAAAGCCGCAAAGCCAGGTAAGATTATCAAAAAATGGAAACATGATGCTATCCTAATTCAGGATAGGGAGCCAGCTATATATGTTTATTACCAGTACTTCACTCTACCTAATGACAATAAGGAATATTGCAGAAAAGGCTTTATAGCACAGATCAAAGCCTATAACTGGGAAGAAAAGGTGATCTTGAGGCATGAAGACACGATCCCATCATCCGTTAGTGAACGCGTACAAGTTCTAAAAGAAACTTTGATGCAATCTAGTCCTACTCATGGCCTTTATGAGGACAAAACCTTTCACTTGGAGAAATATATGGATGACGCCATGAAAATTCCTTTGTATGATATAATCGATGACCTCGGTGTAAGGGATGTCCTTGCAAGAATAACCGATCCTATGATCGTCAAAAAATTTCTTGGCTTAATAAAATCAAAAAAGATCATTCTTGCTGACGGCCATCATAGAATCCAAGCTGCCATTGAATATAAAAATAAGTGTACTAGAAAGAACCCCTACCATAACGGCAAAGAAGGTTATAATTACCATATGATGTACTTTACTAATTCAAGTTCAAATAATTTAAAAATCCTACCTACACATAGATTACTAAAAAACATACAACTTACTGAAAAAGAAACACTAACTAAAGCGAAAAAGTATTTTGATCTGATTCCCTTATCCCAACATGACATCGCTCATCCCAACCAAATAAAATCTAAATGGAGCTTTATACTTTTAACCAAAAAAAGTTCATACGGCATGCTTTTTAAGCGAGAGTTATTTAAAGATTTCACCATATCAGCACCAGCCATGCTAAAAGAATTGGATATATCCATTCTACACTTTTTCTTTGTCGACAAAACAGTAGGAATTCCCCTAAATCAACAACGATATTCGAATAGTATAGAATATGCAAATGATTTAGAGGTATGTCAACAAAAATTGAGCAAGGAGGAAGTAGCTATGGTCCTACTTACAAGAGCAATAAAAATCGAAGAAATAATAAAAGTATGTAATTCAGGACATATCCTTCCCCAGAAATCAACCTATTTTTACCCCAAATTATTATCAGGCTTACTATTTGGCTCAATAAAAGAAGAAGAATTTAATTATCCGTATTATAACTATCAATAAATTGTTTCCTATACTAAACACAAAAAAAATAGTTCTTGCCTCCAAGTCCCCTAGAAGACAAGAGTTAATGAAAGGTCTATTTATACCTTTTGAAGTCCGCACAAAGGAAGTAAATGAAGATTTCCCAGAGGATTTGGCCCCCACTGAAGTAGCTACCTATTTGGCTGAAAAGAAAGCAAAAGCATTTGAATCAGACCTTGCATTTGATGAGTTACTAATTACATCCGATACCACGGTACTAGTTGATGGAAAAGTATTGAACAAACCCGCCAACAAGTTGGAAGCAATCGATATGTTAAAGCTATTATCAGGCAAATCTCATCAAGTAGTATCTGGAGTTTGTATGATGGACAAATCAAGAAAAACAGTCTACTCGGACATTACAGAGGTCCATTTCAATAAATTATCAGATGATGAAATAGAATTCTATATAGATAAATGCCAGCCTTTTGATAAAGCAGGAGCATATGGCATCCAGGAATGGATAGGCTATGCAGCAGTCCATAAATTAGTAGGTTCTTTCTATACAGTAATGGGACTTCCTGTACATAAAATATATGAAGAATTGAAAAACTGGTAAACTCAACAAAACACCAATAAAAAAGCCAACAGCTATATTAATAACTGTTGGCTTTTTTTAGTAATAATAATCAAAAAAAGGCCCCTTTGACATTTCTGTAAAAGGGGCCTGATAGGTGAGGGCGGCGACCTACTCTCCCGGGTGTAACCCCAGTACCATCGGCGCGACAGGGCTTAACTTCTCTGTTCGGGATGGGAAGAGGTGGATCCCCTGCGCCGTACCGCCCAAATTCTTCTGGCTAGGTCGCCTAAGTTCTTGCTATTTATGTTTTTAAAGTACCAATGACTACTTAAAGATAATACAACATTTCCACAGGTAAGCTTTCGGGCTATTAGTACTGCTCAGCTATGCCGTCTCCGGCTTTACACCTGCAGCCTATCAACGTCATCGTCTATGACAACCCTGTACGGAAACCTCATCTCGAGGTGGGTTTCGCACTTAGATGCTTTCAGCGCTTATCCCTTCCGGACGTAGCTACCCGGCAGTGCAGTTGGCACCACAACCGGTACACCAGCGGTCCGTCCAACCCGGTCCTCTCGTACTAAGGTCAGATCCTCTCAAGTTTCCCACGCCCGCAACAGATAGGGACCGAACTGTCTCACGACGTTCTGAACCCAGCTCGCGTGCCACTTTAATGGGCGAACAGCCCAACCCTTGGGACCTTCTCCAGCCCCAGGATGTGACGAGCCGACATCGAGGTGCCAAACCTCCCCGTCGATATGAGCTCTTGGGGGAGATCAGCCTGTTATCCCCAGAGTACCTTTTATCCTTTGAGCGACGGCCCTTCCATACGGTACCGCCGGATCACTATACCCGTGTTTCCACCCTGCTCGGCTTGTCGGCCTCGCAGTCAAGCTCCCTTATGCTATTGCACTCCGCGCACGGTTACCAAGCGTGCTGAGGGAACCTTTGGAAGCCTCCGTTACTCTTTTGGAGGCGACCACCCCAGTCAAACTACCCACCAAACAATGTCTCCCTTGTACAGGGATTAGACACCAAGCAAACAAAGGGCCGTATTTCAACAGTGGCTCCAAAACGCCTGGCGACGCCCCTTCATAGCCTCCGGCCTATCCTACACATCGTTTACCCAATGCCAATGTTAAGCTGCAGTAAAGGTTCATGGGGTCTTTCCGTCCCGTTGCGGGTACGCGGCATCTTCACCGCGACTACAATTTCACCGAGCTCATGGCCGAGACAGTGCCCAGATCGTTACACCATTCGTGCAGGTCGGAACTTACCCGACAAGGAATTTCGCTACCTTAGGACCGTTATAGTTACGGCCGCCGTTTACCGGGGCTTCAGTTCAGCGCTTCTCTTACGATAACGCCCCCCCTTAACCTTCCGGCACCGGGCAGGTGTCAGGCCTTATACTTTGTGTTGCCACTTCGCAAAGCCATGTGTTTTTGATAAACAGTCGCCTGGGCCTTTTCACTGCGGCCTCTCATCTTGCGATGAGTAGGCGCCCCTTCTCCCGAAGTTACAGGGCCATTTTGCCGAGTTCCTTAGCCATGATTCACTCGAGCACCTCAGGATTCTCTCCTTGACCACCTGTGTCGGTTTGCGGTACTGGCATATATACGCTTAACGCTAGAAGATTTTCTTGGAAGTTCTTAGGTCCGCTATCCGCGCTCCCGAAGGATTGCGGTACTATCAGGTTCGGCTAAAGGTGCGCATTTGACTACACCCCCAATACCTACACCCTTCAACCCGGTATTCCGTCACCGGGCGGAACTTTCATCACTCCGTCCCTCCATTGCCTGTATATACGGTACGGGAATATTAACCCGTTGTCCATCGACTGCCCCCTTCGGGTTCGCCTTAGGTCCAGACTGACCCTGATCCGATTAGCGTTGATCAGGAAACCTTGGTCTATCGGTGGGCGGGTTTCTCGCCCGCCTTATCGTTACTTATGCCTACATTTGCTTTTCCAAAAACTCCAGCATACCTGACGGTAAACCTTCGCTGTCGTTGGAATGCTCCCCTACCACTGCATTGCTGCAATCCTACGCTTCGGTAATGTGCTTGATGCCCGATTATCATCGACGCCCTGTCGCTCGACCAGTGAGCTGTTACGCACTCTTTAAAGGAATAGCTGCTTCCAAGCTAACCTCCTGGCTGTCTCTGCAACTGGACCACCTTTGTTCAACTTAGCACATATTTGGGGACCTTAGCGGTAGGTCTGGGTTCTTTCCCTCTCGGACTGGGACCTTAGCACCCCAGCCCTCACTGCCAGTACAATATCACGGCATTCGGAGTTCGTCAGGATTTGGTAGGATGTGACTCCCCCTAGTCCTATCGGTAGCTCTACCTCCGTGATACTTTCCCTGACGCTGTTCCTAAAAACATTTCGGGGAGTACGAGCTATTTCTCAGTTTGATTGGCCTTTCACCCCTACCCACAGATCATCCGGAAACTTTTCAACGTTTATCGGTTCGGTCCTCCACTCCGTTTTACCGGAGCTTCAACCTGTCCATGGGTAGATCACTAAGTTTCGCGTCTACCCCCACTGACTAAGCGCCCTGTTCAGACTCGCTTTCGCTCCGGGTGCGGCACTTAATGCCTTACCCTCGCCAGTGAGGAGTAACTCGTAGGCTCATTATGCAAAAGGCACGCCGTCACTGCACTAAGCAGCTCCGACCGCTTGTAAGCGCACGGTTTCAGGTTCTATTTCACCCCGTTATTCACGGTACTTTTCACCTTTCCCTCACGGTACTTGTTCACTATCGGTCTCTCAGGAGTATTTAGCCTTACCGGATGGTGCCGGCAAATTCAACCGGGATTTCTCCTGTCCCGGCCTACTCAGGATACCCGCCTTCACATAAAACTTGCCGTTACGGGACTATCACCCTCTACGGTACGCCTTCCCAGGCACTTCACGTTCGCTGTATGTAAATTATGCAGGTCCTATTACCCCGTACATGCCGTAACATGTACGGTTTGGGCTGTTCCGCTTTCGCTCGCCACTACTCACGGAATCACTGTTGTTTTCTCCTCCTATGGGTACTTAGATGTTTCAGTTCCCCACGTTCGCTTCTCTTTCGAGATGGCTATTGCTAGCCGGGTTGCCCCATTCGGACATCTGCGGATCAAGTCGCCTGTGCCGATCCCCGCAGCTTTTCGCAGCTTGGCACGTCCTTCTTCGCCTCTGAGAGCCTAGGCATCCCCCGTGCGCCCTTATTCACTTACTCTTGTTACTCTGTTGTATTATCTTCAGTATGTCAATGAACTTTTCCATGCCATACATTTTATGGCACTCCGTGAAGCAGTAAGACGATCTTAGATACTGGTCGTATCCAGAAAGGAGGTGTTCCAGCCGCACCTTCCGGTACGGCTACCTTGTTACGACTTAGCCCCAGTTACCGGTTCTACCCTAAACAGCTCCTTAACGGTTACTGCCTTCAGGTCTACCCGACTTCCATGGCTTGACGGGCGGTGTGTACAAGGTCCGGGAACGTATTCACCGCGCCATGGCTGATGCGCGATTACTAGCGATTCCAGCTTCACGGGGCCGAGTTGCAGGCCCCGATCCGAACTGAGATGCACTTTTAGAGGTTGGCTTACCGTTACCGGATCGCTACCCGCTGTATGCACCATTGTAGCACGTGTGTCGCCCTGGGCGTAAGGGCCATGATGACTTGACGTCGTCCCCTCCTTCCTCTCTGCTTGCGCAGGCAGTCTGTCCAGAGTCCCCATCATTACATGCTGGCAACTGGACACAGGGGTTGCGCTCGTTGCGGGACTTAACCCAACACCTCACGGCACGAGCTGACGACAGCCATGCAGCACCTTGCTTCGTGTTCCGAAGAAAACATCGATCTCTCAATGCGGCACTCGCATTCTAGCCCAGGTAAGGTTCCTCGCGTATCATCGAATTAAACCACATGCTCCACCGCTTGTGCGGACCCCCGTCAATTCCTTTGAGTTTCACCCTTGCGGGCGTACTCCCCAGGTGGATTACTTAACGCTTTCGCTTGGCCACTACCCCATGAAGGGATAACAGCGAGTAATCATCGTTTACGGCGTGGACTACCAGGGTATCTAATCCTGTTCGCTACCCACGCTTTCGTGCCTCAGCGTCAGTTGCCGATCAGTACAATGCCTTCGCTATCGGTGTTCCTTATGGTATCTATGCATTTCACCGCTACACCATAAATTCCATGTACCCCATCGGCACTCAAGCCCTACAGTATCAATGGCAATTTCCCGGTTGAGCCGGAAACTTTCACCGCTGACTTATAGGGCCGCCTACGCACCCTTTAAACCCAATAAATCCGGACAACGCTTGCACCCTCCGTATTACCGCGGCTGCTGGCACGGAGTTAGCCGGTGCTTATTCATACGGTACCGGCAATGTCCCACGCATGGGCCTTTTCTTCCCGTATAAAAGCAGTTTACAACGCAGAACGCCGTCTTCCTGCACGCGGCATGGCTGGTTCAGGCTCCCGCCCATTGACCAATATTCCCTACTGCTGCCTCCCGTAGGAGTCT is from Echinicola marina and encodes:
- a CDS encoding DUF1015 domain-containing protein, which gives rise to MKKAIGPKGKNVAEILPLRAWRYNENLGIPLEQLVSPLFDVASAKQLMKLYQFPFNSIHITLPDKAAKPGKIIKKWKHDAILIQDREPAIYVYYQYFTLPNDNKEYCRKGFIAQIKAYNWEEKVILRHEDTIPSSVSERVQVLKETLMQSSPTHGLYEDKTFHLEKYMDDAMKIPLYDIIDDLGVRDVLARITDPMIVKKFLGLIKSKKIILADGHHRIQAAIEYKNKCTRKNPYHNGKEGYNYHMMYFTNSSSNNLKILPTHRLLKNIQLTEKETLTKAKKYFDLIPLSQHDIAHPNQIKSKWSFILLTKKSSYGMLFKRELFKDFTISAPAMLKELDISILHFFFVDKTVGIPLNQQRYSNSIEYANDLEVCQQKLSKEEVAMVLLTRAIKIEEIIKVCNSGHILPQKSTYFYPKLLSGLLFGSIKEEEFNYPYYNYQ
- a CDS encoding Maf family nucleotide pyrophosphatase, which gives rise to MFPILNTKKIVLASKSPRRQELMKGLFIPFEVRTKEVNEDFPEDLAPTEVATYLAEKKAKAFESDLAFDELLITSDTTVLVDGKVLNKPANKLEAIDMLKLLSGKSHQVVSGVCMMDKSRKTVYSDITEVHFNKLSDDEIEFYIDKCQPFDKAGAYGIQEWIGYAAVHKLVGSFYTVMGLPVHKIYEELKNW